The following nucleotide sequence is from Micromonospora sp. WMMD1120.
TGTACTCCTGAGTGACAAGCTGCGACTTGCGCGCCGACCACTGCCCCGGCCGGCCGCCCTTGTCGGAGGCCTGGATCTCCGCCTTGATCTGCTCTCTGAGCTCGGGTTTCGTATACCGCGCCATGACTGGCAGCTACCCGGCACCGCCGCGGCTATGCCTCCGGCCCCGACGCGCAGCGCCGTGGCTATGCCTCCGACCGCGACGCGCGTGGGCCGAGCCGGAGCACCACCTGCGCGCCGCCCGTCGGGCCGGTCCGCACCTCCAGGCGACCACCGCCGGCCTGCGCGGCGCGCCGGGCGATGTCCAGGCCGAGGCCGGTGGACCCGGCAGCGCTGGCGCCCCGCCGGACCGCTCCGACCGGCAACCCCGGGCCCTCGTCGGCGATGGTGAGAACCACCTCCCCCGCCTCGTCGGCGAGCCGGACGGCGAACGGCGTGCCGTCGGGCGTGTGCGCGAAGACGTTGCCGAGCAGCGCGTCCACCGCCGCCGCCAGGTTGTCGGCGGCCACACCGACCGGAAGCGGGCCGGGCGAGAGGTCGAGGGTGACGGCCCGGCCGGTGTCCTCGGCCAGCACCGACCAGAACGCGACCCGGTCGGCGACGATCGCCGCCGCGTCCGACGAGGCGGGTCGCCCCGCCGGTTCCCGCCGCCAGCGGGCCTGCCGGATCAGCCCGGTGACCGCGCGTTCCAGCCCGTCGGTCGCGGCGGTGATCCGCGCCGCGTCGTCCGGGTCCCGCAACGACTCCGCCTCCAGCCGCAACGCCGTCAGCGGGGTTCGCAACCGGTGGGAGAGGTCGGCGACCTGTTCGCGTTCCTGCACCAGGAGAACCTGGATGCGGGTGGCGAGGTGGTTGAGCGCGCCGGCCACCTCGCGCAGCTCCGGTGGGCCGGCCGGGGTGACCCGGGCGTCCAACTCGGCCCTGGCCAGCCGGTGCGAGACGGCCGAGAGGTCGCTGATCGGCCGGACCAGGGTGCGCGCCAACCGGTCGGCGACCGCCAGACCGATCAGCACGAGGATCACGCCGAGCAGCGCCAGCACCAGCCAGGCCCGGGTGACCCCGGCGGTCAGCTCGTGCCGCGGCACGAGAATCCGGATCACCCCGGTGCCGTCCGCCCGCCCCTGCACGGCGATGACCACCTCCCGGCCGGCCGCCGACTCCCCGGTCAGGCTCTGGCCGCGCGCGGCGAGGGCCACCGCCGGGGTACGGGGTGTCTGCGCCCCGAGCACCGTGCCGTCCGGGAGGAACACGCTCACCGACCGCCCCGACTCGGCGGCGAGCTGCTCGACGGTGAGCCGGATGGTCGCCGCGTCGGCGGTGCCGACCACCGGCACCAGGCTCTGCGCGTCGGCGGTGGCCCGCACCGTGGCGCGGTCCTCGGCCACGGTACGGACCAGCAACGCCAACGGCACCAGGAACGCGATCAGGGTGAGCACGCTGACGGCGGCGACCAGCAACGCCAGACGCGCCCTCACCGCTGCGCCGCCGGCGCTTCCAGACGCACCCCGACGCCCCGCACGGTGTGCAAATAGCGAGGCTGCTGCGCGTTCTCCCCCAGCTTGCGACGCAACCAGGACAGGTGCACGTCGACGGTCTTGTCCGCGCCGCCGTACGGGATCTGCCAGACCTCGGTGAGCAGCTCACGCTTGGTGACCACCTGGCCGGGCCGGCCGGCGAGGTGGTGCAGCAGGTCGAACTCGCGGGGCGTCAGCTCCACCGTGACCCCGTCCAGGGTGACCTGACGGGCGCGGGGGTCGACGCGGAGCCCACCGACGACCAGCGCCGCCTCCCGCGCGTCGGCGCCGGAGGGACCCCGCCGCAGCACCGCCCGGGCCCGCGCGTCGAGCTGCGCGGCGGTGAACGGCTTCACCACGTAGTCGTCGGCGCCCGCGTCGAGCACCCGGACGATCTCGGTCTCGTCGTCGCGCGCGGTGGCCACGATGACCGGCACCGAGCTGACCGCGCGGAGCATCCGCAGCAGCTCGCGCCCGTCCAGATCGGGCAGCCCCAGGTCGAGCACGACCAGGTCGGGCCGGTCCTCCAGTGCGTCGCGGAGCCCGGCCATCGCGGTCGAGGCCGCCGCCACCGCGTGGCCGCGTTCCCGCAACGCCCGGATCAACGGGGTACGGATGGTCAGGTCGTCCTCGATCAGCAGCAGGCGGGCCACAGCAGGCAGGCTAACCGCTGCGCGAGCCGACGCGACCCGCGTTAACCATGCCTTAGCCTCCGGATGTGCCGACGGCAAGGCGGGATCGGGGATAGTCGGGGGATGGGCAGTCGTTCGATCCTCGTCGCCGCCGGCTGGGTGGCCACCGTGGCCGTGGCGACGGTGATCGGGTTGGGCGCGATCCGGTTGGTGGGTGAGAGCATCACCGGCACTCCGGGTGGGGTGCGCAGCGCCGCCGAGATCGAGCGGGCGCTCGCCTCGCCGGAACCCGCGCCGACGTCCGGCGGCGCGACCGGCGCCGTGTCGACCTCCCCGGGCCCGTCCGGCGCCGCGCCGAGCGTCAGCTCCGGCGTCCGCCGGGGGTTCGCCACCGACGGGGGTACGGCGGTGGCCGAGTGCGGCCCCGGCGGCGTACGCCT
It contains:
- a CDS encoding HAMP domain-containing sensor histidine kinase, translated to MRARLALLVAAVSVLTLIAFLVPLALLVRTVAEDRATVRATADAQSLVPVVGTADAATIRLTVEQLAAESGRSVSVFLPDGTVLGAQTPRTPAVALAARGQSLTGESAAGREVVIAVQGRADGTGVIRILVPRHELTAGVTRAWLVLALLGVILVLIGLAVADRLARTLVRPISDLSAVSHRLARAELDARVTPAGPPELREVAGALNHLATRIQVLLVQEREQVADLSHRLRTPLTALRLEAESLRDPDDAARITAATDGLERAVTGLIRQARWRREPAGRPASSDAAAIVADRVAFWSVLAEDTGRAVTLDLSPGPLPVGVAADNLAAAVDALLGNVFAHTPDGTPFAVRLADEAGEVVLTIADEGPGLPVGAVRRGASAAGSTGLGLDIARRAAQAGGGRLEVRTGPTGGAQVVLRLGPRASRSEA
- a CDS encoding response regulator transcription factor, with amino-acid sequence MARLLLIEDDLTIRTPLIRALRERGHAVAAASTAMAGLRDALEDRPDLVVLDLGLPDLDGRELLRMLRAVSSVPVIVATARDDETEIVRVLDAGADDYVVKPFTAAQLDARARAVLRRGPSGADAREAALVVGGLRVDPRARQVTLDGVTVELTPREFDLLHHLAGRPGQVVTKRELLTEVWQIPYGGADKTVDVHLSWLRRKLGENAQQPRYLHTVRGVGVRLEAPAAQR
- a CDS encoding septum formation initiator — protein: MGSRSILVAAGWVATVAVATVIGLGAIRLVGESITGTPGGVRSAAEIERALASPEPAPTSGGATGAVSTSPGPSGAAPSVSSGVRRGFATDGGTAVAECGPGGVRLVSWAPAQGYRVRDVDRGPDDDVEVTFEGPTREYELKVRCIGAEPVSVADD